DNA sequence from the Teretinema zuelzerae genome:
GGGCCCGTAGACCCATGTTGCCGGTAGAGTACGAAACGAACTGACAGATCATGTCGTACATGATATCCGGCGGGATTCCGTTGACGGCTCCGTTTTTCACGAGGGACTCGCCGGACGTCTCAAGCCGGGCTTTCGCTTTCGGGGCCGAAGCGGGAATCCAGCTGTCCACCAGCGACAGCATTTCCTCCCTGCTCAGCTCTGGTGCTTCCTTAAGAAGCAAATCCGCGGCGAATTCCCTGAACGTGCCCCTGATGCCGTCCATGCTTTTTTGAATCGACGATTCTATCGCGCCTGACATCTGATGAGCCGCCTTCCCGGGATCGAGGGAAATAATGCCTGTGCTGGATTCCAGATCTGCCTTCCGCCGTGTCACGGCGGCCTCGAGAGCGTCGATATCCCTGAGATCGGAGCGGTTTAATATGTAATCCAGGGCTGCGAACAGTTCCTGTTTTGTCGAACGGGAAGCCATATACATAAAATACCCGCTGGAGAGCGTTTCCGCAAGAGAAATAAAGCCGATGCCCGTTATTGACCGATAAAGGCGCTCAAGCGTATTCTGAACACGTCATGGAAATTGAATTACTTGGATCAGGGACAAGCCACGGAGTGCCGGTGATCGGCTGTTCATGTCCCGTATGCGCTTCGAAGGACCAGAAAGACAACCGGATGAGGGCGAGCGCCCTTATCAGGGGGAACGACGGCAGAACAATACTCATCGATCCGGGCCCGGAATTCCGCATCCAGGCGCTCAGAACAGGCCTTGCGCGGCTCGACGCCATTCTCGCGACGCATGCGCACGCCGACCACGTACACGGCCTCGACGACGTGCGCATCTTCTCCCGGGATCATGACATACCCCTCTACTGCAACGCCGTATGCCTCGAAGACATCAAAAACAGGTTCGACTATATCTTCAAACCTACGCAGGAAGGAGGAGGAAAGCCTCGCATTGCGCTGAAAGAGGCGCGCGGAGGCGAGAAGTTCTACGCCGCCGGCATCGAAGTCACGCCGATCCCGGTGATGCACGGACAGCTTCCCGTTTTCGGATGGAGAATCGGAGACGCCGCGTATCTGACCGACTGCAACGGCATTCCCGACGGTTCGATCGAGCTGCTCAAAGGAGTCAAAAGCCTGATAATCGACGGATTGCGCGTCAGGCCCCATTCAACCCACTTTAATTTCGAAGGGGCTCTGGAGCAAATTCAGAGAATCAACCCCGATAAGGCATGGCTCACTCATTTATGCCATGATTTTACGCACGCCGAAATCCAGGACTGGCTTCGAAAACGCGTTCCGGGCAAAAAAATAGAGCCCGCGTTCGACGGGCTCTGCATCAGTATCGGACGATAAGAAATCGTCAGATAGCCGAAAATAAATCAGACCTTTTTGGTAACATAACCGCTTCTGAGGCAGCGGGTGCACATCTTAATGGTCATGGTTGTACCGCCGAGAATAGTCTTTACCTCGACGATATTGGGCTTCCACAAACGGCGGGTGTGGTTGTAGGACTTACTGACCTTGTTACCGCTTATCGTACCCTTGCCGCAAATTTCACATCTCCGGGACATATTAAACCTACCTTTCAGAAGGGGACGCATGTACCCCTTTTAATTTGCCTATAATGGAAGCTCATAGTATCAGATTCATGAAACCATGTAAAGTGGCTTCATGAAAATCATTAGATTGTACCCTCGTATACCAGTTTTTCCTGGCTGTCCAGCGTGATTGTGGAACCCGGCTCGAGCGTTTTCATCGCCCCTGATACCTGTGAAATCCAGATCAGGTTTGGATTGATCATAGACAACACTTCTTCGCTCATCTCGGACGGGTTCTCTACGACAAGACCGTCTACAACCCGGAGGATGGGAACGAAGGACATATCGAGATTACGGGTAACCAGAATTTCGCCGCCTTTTTTCCTCAGGGCGACGAAGGCTTCTTCAAGATTTTCCGCGCGTACTATTCTTCCGGTCACCCGCTTTTTCGCGTCTTCCGCCGCGGCGTCCACGCTCTCGATTCCCGTCGGGCGGCACTGCCGGCATCCCCCGGCGTTCAAGCCGCGGGCGAGCACGTTGCCCACGAACACCACCCGGATCATGTTGATCATCAAGGGACTGATGATGGGCATGCCGGCGACGAGAACGACCTTGTCGGTTTTTTTAAGCCATTTGGTATCGAGAGAAGCGCGCATCGCGTTTTGAATCATTTGTTCCGAATCTTCGGCGACGGTAACCAGCAGAGGAACCACGCCCCAGTTTAGCAGGAGCTGTCGGCGGATGGTTTCGTCGGGTGTGGCCGCGATGACGGGCTGTTCGGGACGGAAGCTCGCAAGCAACCGGGCGGTATTTCCCGTCATGGTCGGAGTAAGAAGCGCGGCGGCCTGAATCTCGGTCGCGGTTTGGTAGGCCGAATACGCCATGATTTCGCCGATTCCGCCGCGGGAGCGGTCGAGCCGGTGGAACACCCGCATCTTGTTCCGGTATTCGTCGGAGGCTTCGACGGTTCTCGCAATCTTCGCAAGCATCTGCACCGCTTCGACCGGCCAGGCTCCGTTGGCCGTTTCGCCTGAAAGCATGACTGCGTCGGTTCCGTCGAAGATTGCGTTGGCCACGTCCGTCAGTTCAGCGCGGGTCGGACGGGGGTTGACGATCATGGAGTCGAGCATCTGGGTCGCGGTGATGACCGGTTTTCCGGCCATGTTGCACGCATGGATGATCTTTTTCTGCGCAAGCGGGATGCGTTCCGTAGCCAGTTGGACGCCCAGATCCCCGCGCGCGACCATGATGCCGGCGGAAACCGCGATGATGTCTTCTATATTGTCCAAGCCCTCTTCATTCTCGATCTTGGAAATGACGCGAACCTTGGATCCGAAGGGCTCGATGAAACGGAGGATGGATACAACGTCCGCAGGAGAACTCACGAAGCTCGCGGCGATGTAATCGATGCCCTTGGAAAGGCCGAATTCGATATCTTTCTTGTCTTGTTCGCTTAACACGGGAACGTCCGGATGAATGCCTATCACGTTGACGTTTTTGCGGCTGCCGAGAGATCCGGAATTGAGAGCGGTACAGGTAATCGCGTTTTCGCCGTCCGTATCCAGGACCAATAGCTCGACGAGTCCGTCTGCAATCAGGATGCGGCAGTCTTTTTTGATTTCCCGGGGAAGCTGTTTCCAGCTGAGGGAAATCCTGCCGGGTTTTCCGGGACCGCCCGCTTCCTCCGATCCGGCTTCTATCGATACAGAGCCGTCTACAGTGCAAAGAATGGAGTCGCCTTCCCGGATGGCGATCTTTCCGTCTCCGGCGACCATGCCGGTGCGGATTTCCGGACCCTTCGTATCCAACAACAGAGCGCAGGGAATTCCGGTGATGCGGGAAGCTTCCCGAACCCTGTCGATACCCGCTCCATGATATTCGTGATCGCTGTGGGAAAAATTAAAACGGGCAACGTTCATTCCCGCGCGGAGAAGATCGCATACGACGTCGATATTCTCGGTTGTGGGACCCATTGAACACACAATTTTGGTTTTTCTGGAAAACATCATTTCTCCTCAATAAAAATTGAACTACGCTTGCCTTCAACCGAGCACGGGCTCATTCAGGCATGGCGAGAACGGTTTCGATCCGGGACAATTCCGCCGATGAAAGCGGATCGCCCTCCAGAGCCTTCAGATTTTCATCCAATTGGGAAACCGAGCTCGCGCCGATCAACACCGAGGTGGAACGCGGATCTTTGAGAAGCCACTTGATCGCCAGGGCGGAAAGCGTTTCACCGCGTTCTTGAGCGATGTCGTTGAGAGCGTTCAGTTTAGCGAGCATTGCGGGAGTCAGCCGTTCGGGTTTTAAAAATACGCCGCGAGCCGCCCGCGAATCGGAGGGTACCTCTCCTGTCAGATAGCGGGAAGAAAGCAAGCCCTGAGCAAGGGGAGAAAACAGAATCATGCCGACGCCCTCCCTTCCCAAAAGATCGGTCAAACCGTCCTCGACCCAGCGGTCGAGCATCGAATAGCGAGCCTGGTGTATCAGGCAGGGCGTGCCGAGTTCCCGCAGGATCGAGATCGCTTTCGCGGCGGTTTCGGGGCCGTAGTTGGAAATGCCCGCGTACAGCGCTTTTCCCGAACGCACGATATGGTCGAGCGCGCCCATCGTCTCCTCCAGGGGAGTTTCAGGGTCGGGACGATGATGATAAAAGATATCGACGTAATCGAGCTTCATTCTCGCCAGGCTCTGATCAAGGCTCGAAACAAGGTACTTTCGGCTGCCCCAGTCTCCGTAAGGGCCGTCCCACATTCCGTAGCCGGCCTTCGTAGAAACGACGAGTTCGTCGCGGTAGGGGCGCAGGTCTTGGTCCATGACGGAGCCGAAAAAAGTTTCGGCCGAACCCGGGGGAGGTCCGTAATTGTTTGCGAGATCGAAGTGGGTGATTCCCTTGTCGAACGCATGAAGCAGGACATCCCGGGCGGGATCCGCGCGGTCTACGCCGCCGAAATTATGCCAAAGCCCCAGTGAAATTTCCGGAAGCTTGAGTCCGCTGCGTCCGCAGCGGCGATAGTGCATAGTTCCGTACCGGTCGTCGGCTGCCTTATATACGCTCATTTGTTCTCCTTCAGCATCAGGTTGAGTCGTCTTGTCAACCAACCCCGCTGTTGTATATTATAGTAGATACGATGAAAACACTAAATGGTCCGGGGGACTTAAACATATCTCGCGTACTCCGGCTCATCTGGCAGCATAAAGGTATCAGCCGGATCGAAATTGCGCAACAACTCGGCGTTGATAAATCTACTGTAACAAAGATTGTTTCATCCCTGGAAGAGATCGGCATAATCCGCGCCTTCGCCCAAGGGAACGCCGGGCCGCAGGGCGGCAGAAAACCCATACAGCTTGAGGTGACGCCCGACTTCGGGGTTACGTTCGGCATCGAAATAACCACCGACGGAATACTCGCGGTCATGGTGAACTTGAACGGAGAAATCCTGGAATATCTGGACATCAGGATGCCCGTGACATCCGTGTACGACGCTTTCGATCTCGCGGTGGAACAGCTGAGCTTGAAGTGGGAAATCCTCGGACGGCCGCTTCTGGGAATCGGAGTCGGAATCCCCGCCATCGTCAACACGGAAACAGGAACCATCGTCCAGTCGATTCCCCTCGTCATCCATGATCCGATCCATTTTGCCGGCTGGGCCCGGGAAAAATACGGGACTCCCGTCTATATCGAAAACGACGCCAGATGCGGATGCCTCGGAGAGATTACGCTGAGGCACGGCATGGAGCTCGACAACGCGTTGTTTCTGCTCGCGGAAATTCGAAAAATCACCGGTTCAACCGAAAGCCGAAAAAACCTTTCTGTCGGACTCGGCTTCATCCTCAACGGCCAGCCCCATTACGGAAAACAGTTTTCTGCCGGAGAATTCAGGAGCATTTTGTGGGAACCGGGAAACTCCGGACAGTTTCAGTCGAACGACATGACGGGAGACAGGATCGGCTCGGACGAATCCGTAACAGGCTCGATGTTCACCGAACTGGCCCGCCACGCGGCGCTTTTGACGAACAGCCTGAACCTGAACTATGTGTTCATCGGCGGACTCGACGACTCTCTTACGGAAGATCTGATCGCCAGAATTAATTCGGAGATAGTGCGCAACTGGCCCTATGAACATGCGCAGCAATATTCGGTCATTCCTGCGTCTCTGGGCAGAAAGGCGGTCGCCTACGGTGCAGCCGGGCACTGCCTCCAGCGATTCTTTTCCCTCCCGAACATCTACCAGCCCTCGGGCAGCGGCCCGTCGATAAAAGAAACCCTCACCAAAATAAAAGACGTCTCTGCGGATAGCTGAAGCCTGCAAGCGTGCGCGCCGGCGCTCCAGCGTGTTCGCCGGCGGTCGGCGTGTTCGCTTGCGGTAAGCGTGTTCGCCGGCGGTCAGCGTGCGCTTGCGGCCTGCGTGTTCGCTTGCGGTCAGCGTGCTCGCTTGCGGTCAGCATGCACTTGCAGTCAGCGTGTGCGCTTGCGGTCAGCGTGCGCTTGCGGCCTGCGTGTTCGCTTGCGGTCAGCGTGCTCGCTTGCGGTCAGCATGCACTTGCAGTCAGCGTGTGCGCTTGCGGTCAGCGTGCGCTTGCGGCCTGCGTGTTCGCTTGCTTGCGGTAAGCGTGTTCGCTTGCGGTCAGCGTGCTCGCTTGCGCTCAGCGTGCGCTTGCGGCCAGCGTGTTCGCTTGCGGCCAGCGTGCGCTTGCGGTCAGCTGCGGGCGGCTGCGAGGGAGCCGCGGAGGACAAGTTCGGCGGTCAGCGTCATCGAAGAAACAGGCTGTTTGTTGATCATCTTCACCAGCAGCTCGGCGGCGGCCTCGCCTTTTTCGAAGCCGGGCTGCCTCAGCGTGGTGAGCGGAGGATTCATGAAAACAGAGAAGGGAATATCGTCGAAACCGACGACTGAAATATCATCGGGAATCGAAAGTCCCTGAGCCGCGCATTCTTCGTATACGCCGAGGGCCTGCACGTCTGCGAGGCAAACGATGGCAGTGGGGCGTTTTTTCTGGGACAGGAGGTCGCGGGCTACTTTTCGGCCGCTCTCGCTTGAAACTTCCGTATGATGCACCTGAATGCCGGTATGGGCGCCGAAGCTCAGGCCATGGCGCTTAAGCGCGCGATTAAAGCCGTTAAGCCGCGTATCGTTCGTCTGGCTGAAGTGGTCGCCGTTGTCGGAAAGAGTAACGTTTTGCAGCATGAACACCGCTATCTCGCGATGTCCCTGGCGAAGAACTTCTTCCATCAGGCTTTCCGCCGCCGCTTCGTCGTTAATGCCGACATTGACCAGCCCCTCTCCCGCTCCGCCGTCGATGGTAACAAAGGGAAGCCCCCGCTGGTGAAACAATTCAAGAACGGTCATTCCCGGTCCGATGCCGAGGGTGATGATTCCGTCCACGGCCGCGTTTCTGATGGTTTGGGTCAGGACTCCCTTTAAGGGGGAAAGAACCCCGAGTGACAGTCCTTCGCGGTCGCAGATATAGCCGATGCCGCGCATGATCTCCGAAATATAGGGGTTCTGGAATACTTCGTGAATCGACTGCGGCAGCAGCAGACCGATAGAACCGGTCTGCTTCATCGCAAGCGTCCGGGCTACCGGATCGGGCACATATCCCAGTTCGCGCGCGATATCCATAATCCTGGTAAACGTATCCTTGGATATTTTAGAAGGGTTGTTGAAGGCGAACGAAACAGTCGTCTTCGAAACGCCAGCCTCTCGCGCAATATCGTTGATTGTAGCCCGCATTCACTTCATCCTTTTACTGCCCCGGCGGCAATGCCTTTGATTATATACTTCTGCAAGGCCAGATAGAACAACACGATGGGCAGAGCCGACAACGTGAGGGAGGCGGTCATGGCGCCGTACTCCTTGAGGAATTGGCCGTTGAACATCATCTGGGCTAGCTGGATGGTTCCCTGCTTCACCACGATGAGGGGGAGAAGAAAGTCGTTCCAGAGCCAGAGCGCATCGATGACGGCGATTGTGGCTATGATTGTTTTCAAGAGCGGAAAGACAATATTGAAGAAGATGTAAAACTGTCCCGCTCCATCGATCGCGGCTGATTCCTCAAGTTCGCGCGGTACTCCTTTTACGAAGCCGTGGAACATGAAGATCGCCGTCGGACAGCCGAGTCCCCAATACATGACGATAATACCGGGGATGCTCATCAGGTGCAAGTCCGCGGCCAATACCGCGACGGGAACCATGATGATCTGAAACGGAATCACCAGGGCGAGCACAAAATAACCGTAGATTCCCCAGGACAGCCTGCTGTCCGTGCGGGCGAGCTTATAGGCAGCCATCGAGCTGACCAATATTATGCCCGCAAGACCCAGCACGGTGATGGAAAGGGTGTTCAGGAACACCCGGGGAAACTCCATCGCAGTCCAGGCCCGCGCGAAGTTGCCGAAGAACAGGCCCCTCGGCAGGCCGAGCGGATCGACCGTTATCTGGGCGTCGGTCTTAAACGCGTTCAATATCACGAAGATCACCGGGTAAAAAAACACGAGAGCGAAAAGAACCATGACTCCGGTGAATACTCTTCTGGTTACGATCTGATGGGTTGTAGCCATTATTGCTCCACCTCCTTCTTTTTCATTATGTACAGCTGTATTCCGGTTACGATGAATATAATCGTGAACAGAAGCATCGCCTTCGCGGTGGCAAGGCCCGCGCGCTTTCTGGCGAAGGCGTCGAAGAAAATATCAAGGACGACGGGCACGGTTCCGTAGGTATAGGCGGAACCCGAGGTCATGGCGTAGATCAGGTCGAAGCTCTTCAGAGCATTCGCAATAGTAAGGAAAAACGAAATTGTGAGCGCGGGAACAAGGAGCGGCATCGTTATGTTGGTAAACCGCTGCCAGGGCGAGGCTCCGTCGATTTTCGCCGCTTCCACGACGTCGGTCGGAATATTTTGAAGGCCTGCCAGATACACGATCATGTAATAGCCGGCGCCCTGCCAGATCGCGACCATCACGATGAGCCAGGGTGTTTTAGCCGGATCGCTCAGCCATTGATCGATTCCCGTTACCCGGGGGAACATTTGGAAAAAGAGCATTTTCCAGATGAGCGCCACAATGACCATGGACAGCACGTTCGGCAAAAAGAAAACGGATCTGAGGAATTTCTGCCCCTTGATTCCGGTATCGAGGGCGAGGGCGAGAAGGAAGGCGAGAAGATTGATTCCTATGACCGAGAAAAAGGCGAAAAACGCGGTAAAGCCGATGACGCCCAGATCGAAGCCCCGAGAGGTCCACTTCGCGCCGAGCACGGGCTTGAGCTCGCCCAGGGCCCACAGTCCTTCGGCGCCGGATTCTACGTCTTTCGCGCTTTCCGCGGAGAGGTTTTCAGATTTGACAAAAGAGGCGACGGCTTCCCTCCAGGCGTCCCGGTCTCGAGCGAGGGCTGCGGAACGTATGGATGAAATCAGCGCGGAAATAGAATCTGCTTTTATTCTGTCTTCGACCTCGAACTCGGGTATGAGCCAGATCTTGTCTTCAAAGGAAAATTCGTTCCATTCAGAGCGGAGAGAGAAATCTTCTTTAGTTTCCTCGTAGAACGAATCGAAGAGCGCGCGTTCATCCGCGGACAGCTTCGATAATAAGTTTTTCTGCAGATCTTTTTTCGCGATCCGCTGAGGAATCGACGAGGTCGTATTGTAATAAGACTGGTCGAATGAGCGGGGATAAAACGATTCGCTCACTTTTCCGCCGATAATGTCGCGGTAGTTTTTCAGGCCGACGAAGCGGTTCGCTTCGCTTTCATATCCGGCCTTCCGGAAAATCGATTCCACTTTTCTTCTTTCAAAGCCGGAAAGCGAAAGCCGGCTGTAGGCGTTCTCGTCTCCGTTGCGGGCGTATACTGAAAGCAGATATTCTCTGTCTTTTTCGCTCTTCAATTTACCAAGTACGAGGTTTTCAAAATCGCCGCCGTCCATGACGATGGGCGAGCGCGGCGTAAGGCCGTCCCAGTTGGTCAGCGAGATGTACAGGCCGTTCAAAAAAGGGTAGATGAAAAAAATGGTGTACAACACAAAGCTGGGCAGCAGAAATACCGCGAAGTACAGGTGCTTCTTGGTTTTTGATTCTACCATGAACTGGCTCCTTTCGAAAATGATGCAAAAAAAGGCCGCGGTACGCCGTACCGCGGCCCGGTCAATCAAACGGGTCCGCTAAAAACCGGACTTACTTCTTGACGGCTCCGGCCCAGATCGAGTCGATTGACTCGATAACCTTTTCGCCGGTGATCTTCTTGAACATATACTGCTGCGCGCCGTTCTTGCAACCATCCTCGAACGCGGTCGTAGGATAGGAAGAGAAGGCCCAGGGGTACGCGCCGTTCTTGTCAACGCTGGAAAGCAGATCCTGGAAGGGCTGTTTCATGCTGGAAAGATCGGCTCCCTTGAAGGCGGGAACGAGCTTGTAGTCTTCGATCCAGATTTTCTGGGCATCGGGAGACGCGAGCCAGTCCAGGAAGGCGAGAGCAGCGTCCTGCTTTTCCTTGGAAGACTGGGCGGAAACGCCGAAGCAGGAGTCGATGTCTGCGTACATTTTGTTGAGCTTCGCGTCGTTGAACACGGGATAGGGAATGAAACCACAGTTCAGTGAAGGATTGGTACCAATGGCGGCTCCGTATGACCAGAGGCCTTGAACCATCATCGCGGCTGAACCCTTGGCGAAGGCTGCCTGCTGCTGATCCCAGCCCCATTCGGCCGCTTTCGGATCCATGTTGTCTTTGTAGAAGTCGAGCGCAGCGAAGAGCTTCGCGGTGTCCACGGCTCCGTACGAAGTTTTTCCGGCGTTCATGTCCGCGACGAACTTGTCGACCGCGACGCCTTTCTCTCCGACGAGAAGAGCGGTGTGCACGAGGGTGATGAAGTGTCCGGCAGACCAGTTTTCTGCGAGAAGTCCGGCGAAGGGTGTCACTCCGTTGGATTTGAGGGTCGCGCAGACACGCTCGAGCTCGCGGGCGGTCGTTGGAGCCTTCAGGCCGTATTTGTCGAAAATATCCTTGTTATAGATGATTCCGATTCCCGCGTAGTCCATCGGAAGGGCGTATTGTTTTCCGTTGTAGGTAACGGAAGCTTTAGAGCTGTCCACAACCTTGGACATGACGCTCTGCTTGGACAGATCTACTACGTAGCCTTTTTCGGCGTATTCCCAAACGCGGGAGTATGTCTGCATCTGAAGAATGTCGGGTAGCTTACCCTGAGCGGCGCGAGCGGACATGGTCGCGTCGGCGTCGTTGGGAACGATCAGCAGGGAGATTTTTACTCCGGTTTTCGCGGTGTACGCGTCGACGAGCTTCTTGAGCCCTTCCTGATTTTCCTGCTTGTAATAGTACATTTCCAGTTCGACCGGCGCAGCGCCGGCTGAACCTGATTTCGCTTCCGCTCCGCCGCTGGCGAATACCGCGCCCGCCAACAGAACGAGGCTGACCGCGGCGCTCATGATTTTCTTCATTTTCTCTCCTCCATCAAATAAAGACATTTGTTTTTCCAACGGCTATTAAACCGCTTTACCTTATTATTAAACCGGTTTACTCATTTGTCAATATAAATAATGAAAGATTTTTTACGGTTCAAAAAAGAAAATCTTACTCGGATGTAAAGACCCACTTGCCGTTCGCTTCCGTCAAGCCGTATTCGTTGCGAAGCAGTTTTTCCAGCCCCGTATGCATTTCCCGGGAAACCGAGGCAAGTTCGGATTTCGATCCGCGAGACGGAGGCAGGCTGGTCAGCATGGTTTCCATCAGCATTTTAGCCGCAAGGAACCTTCTGCTCTTCTCTACCGCCAGGAACATCGGCTTATCCAACAGACCGATCACTTCCCAGGTAATCTGCTCAGCCTGGGCGTACTGTCCCGCGTCCTTATCCTGATCCGTGATGCGCAGCGGGAGCCGATACGGAATTTCGTCGAGCAGGGGATCAAGGCGCTCAAGATCGAAGAGGCCGATTCCGCAATTAAAGAGAACCGGCTTTCCTTCGGCCTCGAAGGCGAGCATGCGTTCGGTCGAAATAACCGGTCCGATGTCCGCGCAGCTGAGTTTGCCGGAAGAATCGGCGACCAGAATGCCGCCTTTCACGTCCATGGGAGTGCGCCAGGATTCCTCGAACGCGGCGTCGAAACCGGAGAGGGCGAACACTGCCAGGGAAACAGGATCCACCGTGTACCCCATGTTGTCGATATTGCCGAGCCAGGCGAAGCGGATTCCCTTGCTCCTGAGTTTCCGGTAAATAGGGGCGAGCACCTCGAAATTTTGCCCGTGCCCGCCCGGCATCGCGATTCCCGTGTCGGCCCTGCCCCACGCCCGGTCGAAAATCTTGCGCGGACGGCCTGAGGATGAATGGGTAATAGCGGCCATCATCGTCTGGCTTGCGGTATACATTTCTACGGAGGGGCAGCCCAGAGATTCAGCGAGCGACAGGAGCCCCGGATCCGCTACATACTCGCGAAGGGCTTCAGCTATCGCGGAGTCTGTATGGACGCTCGTCATCTGAAAAGAAGGAAGGATTACCTCTGGAAGAGTTCCTATTTCTTCCTTATAAGCCTTCTTATGCTCAAGGAGCATTCTCAATTTCAGGAAGAGGAAACTCCACCCCGGCGAACCGTCCGGGTTCAGGAAGGCGGGAGTGATGCCCTTGGGCTTTCCGCGGCAATCGTCGGCGAGCGTATGAAAGAGATCCCCGAACTGGTCGAACAGCTCGGGATCCAGCGAACGGTTTTTTTTGTTGTCCGCATAGCTCGAGGCCGAGCCCCCGTTCAATACGCCGTACGCGGTCTGCGGATATAAGCGGATGCCGATCTTCCGCAGCAGAGCTTCGTCGAGAAGGAGAAGATCCTCGGACTCCGACGGAACTGCTTGGGCTCCGTTCAATAGAGAAAGCGGGAGGCCCAGATGAAAGAGGCGGGATTCAAGGGCGGCGCGGGTTTTTGACAATTCGGCGGGACCGCGGCGGTCCACAATCGCGGGATGGGGGAAGGAGGGGACCGTTTCCGGGACAATGCCCCCGGGAGCGTCGTATTTACCCGCGTTCAGGTCGTCGAGAAAGCGGAACATACGATCGAGATCGACCCCTTCCTTTTCAAGCTGGGACGCAAGGGTCGGAGAAATATCGTCTTTTTTCAAGGCTGCACGCTCCTATCAGTAATACCTATAATCATACGAGTACCTAGGGATAATTCAACCATCTTACAGTTTTTGCATGCGAAGTCAACCGAGGCAGACCTGGGCGGGCAGGAAGGCAGATCCCGCCCTATATGAGGGGCGGAGGATTTCATGCAGATCGTCAGTTTCGCACGCGCCGGCTATACCGGAGAAATCGTAAAAGTGGAAGCGGATTTACGGAGAGGAATTCCGGCGATAGACATCGTCGGCCTGCCCGACGGAGCGGTGCGCGAAGCCCGGGAGCGGATGCGCGTCGCTATCAGAAATTCCGGGCTGGACTTTCCCCGCGAACGGATACTCATAAACTTAAGCCCGGCAGACCTGAAAAAAGAGGGAGGATCCTTCGATCTGCCGATTGCGTTGGGTGTGCTGGCCGCCTCGGAGGGAAACGTACCGGAAGGAGAAGCGATACTGGTTCTGGGGGAACTTGAGCTTTCAGGAACCGTCCGGCCGGTTCGCGGAGTTCTCGCCGCCGTCGCGCGCGCGCAGGAAGCGGGCATCGCCGACTTCATCCTTCCTGCAGAAAATCTGGAGGAAGCCCGGCTTTTGGGCGCCCCTGCCCGCGGAGCCCGTAATCTCGCAGAGGCATTGAACGCCTACCACGAAATATGCTCGATACGCGCGCTCTGCGGCTCGGATGCGGAAACAGAAGGCTCCGGCGATGCCGACGGCGCGAAGGACATCTCGGCGGAGAATAACGCCGAAGAGCCCCGCTGGAGAAGCTACCGGCTGGGATACGAAGACGTGCGGGGCCAGGAGAGGCTCGTGCGCGGATTGCAGATCGCGGCCGCCGGAGGCCATCACCTTGTCGCTTGGGGGCCGCCGGGATGCGGAAAAAGCCTGGCGCTGGGACGCTTCGACTGCCTCCTCCCGGACATGGACCGAAAAACAGCGCTCGAGGCGACCCGCATCCACAGCATCGCCGGAACCCTCGAAGCGGATTTTTCCAACGGCTCTCGCGCCCTGCTTTCCCGGCCTCCCTTCAGGCAGCCCCATCAAAACGCGAGCCTTGAAGG
Encoded proteins:
- a CDS encoding MBL fold metallo-hydrolase; the encoded protein is MEIELLGSGTSHGVPVIGCSCPVCASKDQKDNRMRASALIRGNDGRTILIDPGPEFRIQALRTGLARLDAILATHAHADHVHGLDDVRIFSRDHDIPLYCNAVCLEDIKNRFDYIFKPTQEGGGKPRIALKEARGGEKFYAAGIEVTPIPVMHGQLPVFGWRIGDAAYLTDCNGIPDGSIELLKGVKSLIIDGLRVRPHSTHFNFEGALEQIQRINPDKAWLTHLCHDFTHAEIQDWLRKRVPGKKIEPAFDGLCISIGR
- the rpmB gene encoding 50S ribosomal protein L28 codes for the protein MSRRCEICGKGTISGNKVSKSYNHTRRLWKPNIVEVKTILGGTTMTIKMCTRCLRSGYVTKKV
- the pyk gene encoding pyruvate kinase, translating into MMFSRKTKIVCSMGPTTENIDVVCDLLRAGMNVARFNFSHSDHEYHGAGIDRVREASRITGIPCALLLDTKGPEIRTGMVAGDGKIAIREGDSILCTVDGSVSIEAGSEEAGGPGKPGRISLSWKQLPREIKKDCRILIADGLVELLVLDTDGENAITCTALNSGSLGSRKNVNVIGIHPDVPVLSEQDKKDIEFGLSKGIDYIAASFVSSPADVVSILRFIEPFGSKVRVISKIENEEGLDNIEDIIAVSAGIMVARGDLGVQLATERIPLAQKKIIHACNMAGKPVITATQMLDSMIVNPRPTRAELTDVANAIFDGTDAVMLSGETANGAWPVEAVQMLAKIARTVEASDEYRNKMRVFHRLDRSRGGIGEIMAYSAYQTATEIQAAALLTPTMTGNTARLLASFRPEQPVIAATPDETIRRQLLLNWGVVPLLVTVAEDSEQMIQNAMRASLDTKWLKKTDKVVLVAGMPIISPLMINMIRVVFVGNVLARGLNAGGCRQCRPTGIESVDAAAEDAKKRVTGRIVRAENLEEAFVALRKKGGEILVTRNLDMSFVPILRVVDGLVVENPSEMSEEVLSMINPNLIWISQVSGAMKTLEPGSTITLDSQEKLVYEGTI
- a CDS encoding aldo/keto reductase — encoded protein: MSVYKAADDRYGTMHYRRCGRSGLKLPEISLGLWHNFGGVDRADPARDVLLHAFDKGITHFDLANNYGPPPGSAETFFGSVMDQDLRPYRDELVVSTKAGYGMWDGPYGDWGSRKYLVSSLDQSLARMKLDYVDIFYHHRPDPETPLEETMGALDHIVRSGKALYAGISNYGPETAAKAISILRELGTPCLIHQARYSMLDRWVEDGLTDLLGREGVGMILFSPLAQGLLSSRYLTGEVPSDSRAARGVFLKPERLTPAMLAKLNALNDIAQERGETLSALAIKWLLKDPRSTSVLIGASSVSQLDENLKALEGDPLSSAELSRIETVLAMPE
- a CDS encoding ROK family transcriptional regulator translates to MKTLNGPGDLNISRVLRLIWQHKGISRIEIAQQLGVDKSTVTKIVSSLEEIGIIRAFAQGNAGPQGGRKPIQLEVTPDFGVTFGIEITTDGILAVMVNLNGEILEYLDIRMPVTSVYDAFDLAVEQLSLKWEILGRPLLGIGVGIPAIVNTETGTIVQSIPLVIHDPIHFAGWAREKYGTPVYIENDARCGCLGEITLRHGMELDNALFLLAEIRKITGSTESRKNLSVGLGFILNGQPHYGKQFSAGEFRSILWEPGNSGQFQSNDMTGDRIGSDESVTGSMFTELARHAALLTNSLNLNYVFIGGLDDSLTEDLIARINSEIVRNWPYEHAQQYSVIPASLGRKAVAYGAAGHCLQRFFSLPNIYQPSGSGPSIKETLTKIKDVSADS
- a CDS encoding LacI family DNA-binding transcriptional regulator is translated as MRATINDIAREAGVSKTTVSFAFNNPSKISKDTFTRIMDIARELGYVPDPVARTLAMKQTGSIGLLLPQSIHEVFQNPYISEIMRGIGYICDREGLSLGVLSPLKGVLTQTIRNAAVDGIITLGIGPGMTVLELFHQRGLPFVTIDGGAGEGLVNVGINDEAAAESLMEEVLRQGHREIAVFMLQNVTLSDNGDHFSQTNDTRLNGFNRALKRHGLSFGAHTGIQVHHTEVSSESGRKVARDLLSQKKRPTAIVCLADVQALGVYEECAAQGLSIPDDISVVGFDDIPFSVFMNPPLTTLRQPGFEKGEAAAELLVKMINKQPVSSMTLTAELVLRGSLAAARS